A stretch of DNA from Erwinia aphidicola:
GTTGCCGCATTGGTTAGGTAATGTTGTTCCGTATGGTGATGAACTACAGTTGTTGGACCGTGCCAAAGGCTCTCTAGTCGGTCTGGCGGTAGCGGACGCAGTCGGTACCACATTAGAATTTTTGCCACGAGATCTGCAGCACGTTAGCGACATAGTTGGCGGTGGTCCTTTCCGGCTTAAGCCGGGGGAGTGGACTGATGATACCTCAATGGCGCTGTGCTTGGCTGAAACTTATATTCAAGCGGGACACTTGGATATAACGTCGTTTCGTAATCGGTTGGTGAACTGGTACCACTTTGGGGTCAATAGTGCTAACGGTGTATGCTTCGACATTGGGAATACTACACGCTATGCGTTGGAGCAATATCTAGATAAGGGGCCATCCTGGTTCGGTAATACCGAATCAGATACAGCAGGTAATGCTGCGATCATCCGGCAGGCTCCGGCGGGGATATTTCAGCGTCATTCTTTGCTGCGCTCACTCTATGACGGTGAGAAGCAGGGGCTGGCTACTCATGGTGCCATAGAGTCACTGGATGCCAGCCGTCTTATGGCATATATACTTTATCAGTTACTTAACGGGGCTGATAAGGCAAAGGCGCTGTCTCCTGCTATGCTGCCGTTGAATGCCCGTTGCGCATTGATCAATGCCGGAGAGTATAAAAATAAGCAACGCGATGAAATCCGCTCCAGCGGATACGTGATCGATACGCTGGAGGCCGCATTATGGGCCGTTTGGCAGACTGATAATTTCCATGATGCAGTACTGCTAGCCGCTAATCTGGCAGATGACGCTGACAGCGTAGCTGCAACAGCAGGTCAGATAGCGGGAGCTTTATATGGTTATAAAGGTATTCCCGAAAGGTGGCGAGAAAAGCTGGTTGAAGAGCCACGCATTTGCATGATTGCCGAACAGTTATTCCTTTCCGGACCTAAGGTTTAATGCAAGCGGAGAATCCGCATCAGGCAGCTTATTTTTACTTACTGGCTGCATTTGCAGTCCCAGTTTATCAAATACCCTCGCGTGGTGGCGTTAAAACAGCTGCTTTTTCTCCAGGCTCACATGCTGCTTGCAACTCAGCCACATTTCACCACCGCGCCGGCTCTCTGCCATTTATTGGCCCAGCGCAGCATAATTACATATGATGCTTTATTGATAGCCGGGTCTTATTACATAAGCATCTTCATCCGTGCGTCCTATCAGGACTAAATCGATACATCACAATAGTATACTCATCCCTGGAAATAATATAGCGATGACTTTTTCAGGGGTGATCGTATTTTCTCCTGCTTTCCATGTCAAAGCGAAAAATCAGGTGAGGAGGGATGCTGACAGGGATATTCACACTCAGGAAGGCCCTTTTGTCAAACAGTTACATTATTAGAAATGCATAAATAATATGATTGAGGTGTGTGATAATTTACATGAATATCTTTTAATAACCTTTATAGCAACAAGGATAGCTAATGAACGATAAAAAAATCAGCAGCCTGGTAATATACAAACTGATGCTGATAGGCTTTGGGGTATCAATAATGGTATTGTCCACCATCATTGGCATAGCCGGTATATTCGGTGCAGGCGTGGTGAAATTTAACGATAAACTCATTACGGGTATTGCCGCATTACCTGTTTCTCTGTTTAGTGGCCTGCTCATCACGGTGGGATTTACTGCTTTTTTTGGTACCCTGGCTTTTATCGGGCTGTGGTTATATAGCAAAGTCAGGCCGCTTAAAATAAAAGTCATTGATTAATCATCTTATCGGTAAGCACGATATCCCACTCTATACGGCACGGGCGGTATCTCTCCGTGAGGCTTAAGACGAAATGCCGGTGGGATTGGGCGGCCTGGCTCAGGCCGCCCTCTGCCGCTCTTACAGCCCCAGCTTAGCAAAGTCCTGCGCGTCGTGGCGCTCCGCCAGCTGCTCGTTCTCCGGGCCCCAGGTGCGGTTAACCACGCGGCCGCGTTTTACCGCCGGGCGGGCTGCCACTTCGTCGGTCCAGCGCAGCAGATTTTTGTACGATGCTGCATCAATAAACTCCGCCGCCTCATACATCAGCCCCTTCACCAGCGCGCCGTACCACGGCCACACCGCCATATCGGCAATCGTGTAATCATCCCCGGCAATATAACGATGCTTCGCCAGCTGCTGGTCGAGCAGGTCGAGCTGTCGCTTGGCTTCCATGGTGAAGCGGTCGATAGCGTATTCGATTTTCACCGGTGCATAGGCGTAGAAGTGGCCAAAGCCACCGCCCAGGTAAGGCGCAGCGCCCTGCAGCCAGAACAGCCAGTTCAGCGTTTCGGTGCGCGCTGCCGGGTCTTTCGGCAGGAAGTGGCCAAACTTCTCGGCGAGGTAAAGCAGGATAGCGCCGGACTCAAATACGCGGGTACCGGGAACGGTGGTGGTGTCGAGCAGCGCCGGGATTTTCGAGTTCGGGTTCAGCGCGACAAAACCGGAGGAGAACTGGTCGCTGTCGCCGATGCGGATCAGGTGCGCGTCATACTCCGCGCCCTGCACGTTTAACGCCAGCAGCTCTTCCAGCAGGATAGTCACCTTCTGACCGTTCGGCGTGCCCATCGAATAGAGCTGTAGCGGGTGCTTGCCGACCGGCAGCTCGGCGTCAAAGCGCGCACCCGCAGTCGGGCGGTTGATGCTGCCCCAGGTGCCGCCGAGGGCTTTGTTTTCGCTCCAGACTTTTGCTGGCTGATACTCTTTATCGCTCATAATTTACACGGCCTTATTAAGTAGTGATGGAGTAAACGTAGTTGAACAGGGTGGTTTATGCGATTAGGTATAGCATTGCGTGCGCGTTGGCGTTTACCCTCAAAGAGCACTGTTAAACAAGGAGAGCGTTAAATGGATAACGTGGATCTTGCCGCTTCAGGGCTGACCCTAAGCGCAGACGGGCGCACCTGCTGTGCCTGGCAGCCTGCCATGCCGCATTACCACGATAGCGAGTGGGGGCGGGTGGTGGTGGATGACATCCTACTGTTTGAAAAAGTGTGCCTGGAAGGATTTCTCTCCGGCATGTCGTGGAAGATGATTTATAACAAGCGCGATAACTTCCGCCGGGCGTTTGCCGGCTTTGATTTTCGTCAGGTGGCGCGCTTCGACGATGAGGATATCGCCCGGCTGATGGCGGATAAGGGCATCGTGCGCAACCGCGCTAAAATCCTCTCGACCATTAATAATGCGCAGCGGGCCATCGAGCTGGTGGACGAAGCGGGTTCGCTGGCGGCGTGGTTCTGGCAGTTTGAGCCTGCGGCGGACCAGCGCCCGGCGCAGGTTGACCTGGCGTACTGGCAGACGGTGAAAACCTGCCCGGAAGCGCAGGCGATGTCAAAAGCGCTAAAAAAACGCGGCTGGACGTGGGTGGGGCCGGTGGCGACCTACTCGCTGATGCAGGCGCTCGGGCTGGTGAACGATCATCTGGCAGGCTGCTGCATTCGGGCCGAGTGCGAGGCCGAACGATCGGCTGCGATAAGACCGTCCTGACCGTTGTTTACGGCGTTTGTCGGCCATTCGGCTGAATAAGCGCCGTTGTTCATTGTTTCTCACGCCGGGATCGGCGAAAATGCCGGCCATTAATGATTTATCATCTGTAGAAGAATTTTCATGTCAAATGCACCCTTTATGCAAGAGGTGGCTCGCCGCCGCACTTTTGCCATCATCTCGCACCCGGATGCCGGTAAAACCACCATCACTGAAAAAGTGCTGCTGTTCGGACAGGCGATCCAGACCGCCGGTACGGTAAAAGGCCGCGGCTCCAACCAGCACGCCAAGTCCGACTGGATGGAGATGGAAAAACAGCGTGGTATCTCCATTACTACCTCGGTGATGCAGTTCCCCTATCGCGATAGCCTGGTCAACCTGCTGGACACTCCGGGGCACGAAGACTTCTCCGAAGATACTTACCGTACTCTGACGGCGGTGGACTGCTGTCTGATGGTGATCGACGCCGCGAAAGGCGTTGAGGATCGTACCCGTAAGCTGATGGAAGTGACCCGTCTGCGCGACACGCCGATCCTGACCTTTATGAACAAGCTCGACCGTGACATCCGCGACCCAATGGAAGTGATGGACGAAGTTGAGAGCGAACTGAAAATCGCCTGTGCGCCAATCACCTGGCCAATCGGCTGCGGCAAGCTGTTTAAGGGCGTTTACCACCTGTATAAAAATGAAACCTACCTGTACCAGACCGGTAAGGGTCATACCATTCAGGAAGTGCGCGTGGTTAAAGGGCTGGATAACCCGGAGCTGGACGCCGCCATCGGTGAAGATCTCGCCGGGCAGCTGCGCGATGAGCTGGAGCTAGTGCAGGGCGCATCGCACGAGTTTGACCGCGAGCTGTTCCTGGCAGGCCAGCTGACCCCGGTGTTCTTCGGGACTGCGCTGGGTAACTTTGGCGTTGACCATATGCTCGACGGGCTGGTTGAGTGGGCGCCATCGCCGATGCCGCGCGATACCGATCTGCGCACCGTCACCGCTGCCGATGAGAAATTTACCGGCTTCGTGTTTAAGATTCAGGCCAACATGGACCCGAAACACCGCGACCGCGTGGCGTTTATGCGCGTGGTGTCCGGTAAATATGAAAAAGGCATGAAGCTGCGCCAGGTGCGCACCGGTAAAGATGTCACCATCGCCGACGCGCTGACCTTTATGGCCGGTGACCGTTCGCACGTGGAAGAGGCCTATCCGGGCGATATTATTGGCCTGCACAACCACGGCACCATCCAGATCGGCGACACCTTTACCCAGGGTGAGAACATGAAGTTCACCGGTATTCCGAACTTCGCCCCGGAGCTGTTCCGCCGCATCCGCCTGCGCGACCCGCTGAAGCAGAAACAGCTGCTGAAAGGGCTGGTGCAGCTGTCTGAAGAGGGCGCCGTGCAGGTGTTCCGTCCGGTCCACAACAACGATCTGATCGTGGGCGCGGTGGGTGTCCTGCAGTTCGACGTGGTGGTTGCGCGCCTGAAAAGCGAATACAACGTGGAAGCGATCTACGAAGCGATTAACGTCTCTACCGCCCGCTGGGTAGAGTGCAGCGACGCGAAGAAGTTTGATGAGTTCCAGCGTAAGAATGAAGTTAACCTGGCGCTCGACGGCGGCGATAACCTGACCTACATCGCGCCAACCATGGTGAACCTCAACATTACCCAGGAGCGTTATCCTGACGTGGTGTTCCGTAAAACCCGCGAGCATTAATCTTCCCAGGTCCGCCCCTACTGTAGGGGCGGACCTTGTTTTTCGGTCCGCCCGCCGGCCAGTGCCAGTTTGTAATAAGGGCCGTTCGAAAAAAAGATCGGCCCCTACAATCTACAGACTCCTCCTAAACAACCTCTTTTCTGCTGCTTTATCCATCAATTCAACTACTCTCCCCGGTGAAATCCTGATTACCGTCTATATTCATTTCTACAGGACGCAAAATATGCGGCGCGGTTGCTGCAACGTTCACGGGCTAAGCTCCATCTGGCCGACAACTACAGCCACGCCGTTTGTGGCTGAAAAGCTCACCGTTGTGAGTGGTACTAATCAAAAGGAACGAATCGATGATCAACACTAAGATTGCAAAAACTCTGATGGCGGTAATGGTAGGTTCGGTACTGGCTGGTGGCTCTGCGATGGCAGCGGACACTATGACGGGCAAAGCGGAGTCTACCGCCGACAGCGCGGGTTCGAAAATCGATAGCTCAATGAAAAAAGTCGGTGGCTACATGGACGACAGCGGCGTAACGGCGAAGGTGAAAGCAGCCCTGGTCGATGACGAAGCGATTAAAAGTACCGATATTTCTGTCGAAACCCACAGTGGCGTTGTCACTCTGAACGGCTTCGTGACTTCCCAGGACCAGGCCGAGAAGGCTGTAGCGGTCGCGGGTAAAGTTGAAGGCGTGAAATCGGTTAGCGACAAACTACACGTAAAAGACAGCACTAAGCAGACAATGAAAGGTTACGCTGGAGATACGGCAACAACCTCTGAAATTAAAGCTAAACTGTTAGCAGATGACATCGTACCGTCACGTAATGTGAAAGTGGAAACCACCAATGGCGTGGTGCAGCTGTCCGGTACGGTGAAAACGCAGGCGCAGTCAGAACGCGCTGAAGGTATTGCCAAGGCCATTGATGGCGTGAAAAGTGTTAAAAACGATTTAGTGGTTAAATCGTAATTACCCGGCGGCCTTCGCTCTGCGGGGGCCACCACTGTCACACCTGCAAAGAATAACGTTCAGCCACAAGCCGTGAGCTGAATGATAAAAACAGTTTGAATACACTACTGGTAAGGAGAGGCTTATGTTTCGTTGGGGTATTATCTTCCTGATTATCGCACTGATTGCAGCTGCGTTAGGGTTTGGTGGTCTGGCTGGTACAGCAGCATGGGCAGCAAAAATTGTCTTCGTTGTCGGTATCATTATCTTCCTGGTCAGCCTGTTTACCGGTCGTAAAAAACTCTAGTTTCCAAACGTTACATCTGAGAGCAAGAAGCGCCTCACAGATTTGACTGATAACAGGTATCCTCTCTTTTTCATCTGAGAGGATACCTGGCTTGGGCATACGCATCCCGATAACCCTCGGCAATATCGAGCCGCTGGCGTTAAAACCTTTCACCCCGGGCAGAATTGCTCTGGTGTGCGAAGGGGGTGGGCAGCGCGGTATCTTCACCGCGGGAGTGCTGGATGAGTTTCAGCGTGCTCACTTCAATCCTTTCGACCTGATGCTCGGCACCTCCGCCGGGGCACAAAACCTTTCCGCTTTCGTCTGCGCACAGCCCGGCTACGCGCGGCGCGTCATCACCCGCTACACCACCAGTAAACTGTTTTTTGACCCGATGCGCTTTGTGCGCGGTGGTCATTTGATCGATCTCGACTGGCTGGTGGATATTACCCGTTCTGAGTTCCCGCTGGCGCTCAGCGCTGCCGAAAAAATGTTTGCTGACGGGCGCGAATTTTATATGTGCGCCTGCCGTAGCGACGACTACACCCCAAGCTACTTCGCGCCGACGGCGGATAACTGGCACGACATTATTAAAGCCTCCAGCGCTATTCCCGGTTTTTATCGCCCCGGGGTGGATCTGGCGGGCGTCAGCTATCTGGACGGCGGTATTCGGGATGCGATCCCGGTGCGTGAAGCGGCGCGGCGCGGGGCAGATACCATTGTGGTGATCCGCACGGTCCCCTCTCAGATGACCTATACTCCGCAGTGGCTGAAGCGCGTGGAGCGCTGGCTGAGTGAGGGCGCTTTGCAGCCGCTGATCAACATTATGCAGGTGCACGAAGAGAGCTATCACCAAATCCAGAGCTTTATCGATAACCCGCCGGATAATCTGCGCATTATTGAGATCTACCCGCCACGCCCGCTCGCCAGTATGGCACTCGGCAGCCGGGTCGCCTCACTGAATAAAGATTATCATCTGGGCCGCCGCTGCGGGCGTTACTTCCTCGCCACCGTCGGCCAGTGGCTGAATGGCGGTGACAGCGTGGTGCGTCGCCATATTGTGGTGCCTCCTGCGCCGGTGGCGAATGAGCCGGATCGCCAGGGGATTATTCTCGACCCGCTGGTGGGTAATGAAACCGATTACGATAAAGGATCGCTGGCATGACAATGCGTTTTGTCGATACCCACTGTCACTTTGATTTTCCGCCGTTTGTCGGTGACGAGGCCGCCAGCCTGGCGCGTGCCGCCGCTGCCGGGGTGGAGAAGATCATTGCGGTGGGCGTGTCGGCGCAGCGCTTTGCCGGCGTGCTGGCGCTGGCAAAGCAGCATGACGCTGTCTATGCCGCGCTGGGCATGCACCCGATGGCGATTGCCGAACACGGTGAGCCGCAGCTGGCAGCGCTGGAGCAGCAGCTAAAATCACGCCCGCCAAAGCTTGTGGCGATCGGGGAGATCGGCCTCGATCTGTTTATCGAAAACCCGCAGTTTGAACGCCAGCAGGCGCTGCTGGATGCGCAGCTGCGGCTGGCGCGTGATTACGATCTGCCGGTGATCCTGCATTCGCGCCGCACCCATGACAAACTGGCGCTGCACCTGCGGCGCATTGCGCTGCCGCGCCGTGGCGTGGTGCACGGCTTTGCCGGCAGCGAACAGCAGGCGCTGGCCTTTATTCGCGCCGGATATTCTATTGGCGTCGGTGGCACCATCACCTATGAACGCGCCAGCAAAACCCGCAATACCCTTGCCCGCCTGCCGCTCTCTTCGCTGCTGCTGGAAACCGACTCCCCCGATATGCCGCTGCAGGGCTTTCAAGGCCAGCCCAACCGCCCGGAACGGGTAAAAGAGGTGTGGCAGGCCCTGTGTGAACTGCGCCCCGAATCCCCTGAGCAAATTGCTGAAACCCTGCGCCAAAACACCCGCACGCTCTTTGGCCTGTGAAGCACGGGCTACACTTCTGAGAGACCTGTTTTGCCTTGAAGATGAAATGTTATAATTATAACATTTTCCAATGGCTCGCTGTGGCCGCCTTACTGCGCGCCGTTCCGGGCGTAATGGCGGTTAAATTGTGATTGCTGTCACTATTCATGCAATAATGGTGCAACTGTCATCTTTTTAATGTGAAACTACCCGCAAAATAGCTCGCCACGGGCTGTTATAATTTTAACATTATCAGGTGCGCTGACCGTGCCTGCTGCTAAATTGTCTGGAGACAACCATGTCCGATGTAAAAACTCAGGCGCTGCGCGCGCTGCAGCTGATGGATCTCACCACCCTGAACGACGATGACACCGATGCGAAAGTGATCGCGCTGTGCCATCAGGCGAAATCCCCGGCCGGAAACACCGCCGCCATCTGCATCTACCCGCGCTTTATCCCGATTGCGCGTAAAACGCTGCGCGAGCAGGGTACCCCGGATATCCGCATCGCTACCGTCACCAACTTCCCACACGGTAACGACGATATTGATATCGCGCTGGCGGAAACCCGTGCTGCTATCGCTTACGGCGCGGACGAAGTGGACGTGGTATTCCCGTACCGTGCGCTGATTGCCGGTAATGAAACCGTCGGCTTCGAGCTGGTAAAAGCCTGTAAAGATGCCTGCTCTGCGGCAAACGTGCTGTTAAAAGTGATTATTGAAACCGGTGAGCTGAAAGAGGAAGCGCTGATCCGTAAAGCCTCCGAAATTGCCATCAAAGCGGGTGCGGACTTTATCAAAACCTCGACCGGTAAAGTGCCGGTCAATGCGACGCCAGAAGTCGCAGAGATTATGATGCGCGTGATTGCCGAGCAGGGCGTGAAGCAGCAGGTGGGCTTTAAGCCTGCTGGCGGCGTGCGCACCGCTGACGATGCGGCGATCTACCTCAAGCTGGCCGATGACATCCTGGGGGCGGGGTGGGCCGATGCGCGCCATTTCCGCTTTGGCGCTTCCAGCCTGTTAGCCAGCCTGCTGAACGCGGCAGGGCACAGCGGTGCAACCAGCGACAGCAAATATTAATTCCGGCATGCGGGTCAGGCATGCCTGACCCCTACGACGGTGCATAACTCGCCGCCGTCGGGCATGCCGATGCGAGACGGCGGCACAGGCAAACGTGCTGTTTACCCGCAGGGGCCGGGCATGCCCGGCCCGTAAATCCGTTGTTCGATTTTCAACTTAAATACCGGGGGTTAGCGTGTTCCTGCCACAAGAAATTATTCGCAAAAAACGTGATGGTCAGGCGCTGAGCGAAGAAGAGATCCGCTTTTTTATCAACGGCGTGCGCGACAACACGGTGTCAGAAGGGCAGATTGCCGCGCTGGCAATGACCATCTACTTCCACGATATGTCGCTGCCGGAGCGCGTGGCGCTGACCATGGCGATGCGTGATTCTGGTTCGGTACTGAACTGGAAGGCGCTGAACCTCAATGGCCCGGTGGTGGATAAGCACTCCACCGGCGGCGTCGGCGACGTGACCTCGCTGATGCTGGGCCCGATGGTGGCGGCCTGCGGCGGCTACGTGCCGATGATCTCCGGGCGTGGCCTGGGGCACACCGGCGGCACGCTGGACAAGCTGGAAGCGATCCCCGGTTTTGACATTTTCCCGGAAGATGACCGCTTCCGTCAGATTATTAAAGACGTTGGCGTGGCGATTATCGGCCAGACTAACTCGCTGGCGCCGGCGGATAAACGCTTCTACGCCACGCGCGATATCACCGCGACCGTCGACTCTATTCCGCTGATTACCGCCTCGATCCTCGCGAAAAAACTGGCTGAAGGGCTGGATGCACTGGTGATGGATGTGAAAGTGGGGTCCGGCGCGTTTATGCCGACCTATGAACTGTCGGAATCGCTGGCGCAGGCGATAGTCGGCGTGGCCAACGGCGCGGGTTGCAAAACCACCGCGCTGCTGACCGATATGAACCAGGTGCTGGCCTCCAGCGCCGGCAATGCGCTGGAAGTGCGCGAAGCGGTGCAGTTCCTCACCGGGGCTTACCGCAACCCGCGCCTGCTGGAGGTGACGATGGCGCTGTGCAGCGAAATGCTGATCTCCGGCGGCCTGGCCGCGACGGCGCAGGAGGCGCAGGCGAAGCTGCAGGCGGTGCTGGACAATGGCCGTGCCGCCGAAATCTTCGGCCGCATGGTGGCGGCGCAAAAAGGTCCGCTGGACTTTATCGAGCGTATGGACCACTACCTGCCCGCGCCGATGCTGAGCAAAGCGGTGTATGCCGACCGGCCGGGCATCGTCGGTGCCATGGATACGCGCGCGCTGGGAATGGCCGTGGTGTCGATGGGCGGCGGGCGTCGTCGTGCCAG
This window harbors:
- the tri1 gene encoding ADP-ribosylarginine hydrolase Tri1, which encodes MDLRQSYPSLAYHVEEHYLRYCPPEYHSSLTESGDLQVDYTDWLSGRRALPHWLGNVVPYGDELQLLDRAKGSLVGLAVADAVGTTLEFLPRDLQHVSDIVGGGPFRLKPGEWTDDTSMALCLAETYIQAGHLDITSFRNRLVNWYHFGVNSANGVCFDIGNTTRYALEQYLDKGPSWFGNTESDTAGNAAIIRQAPAGIFQRHSLLRSLYDGEKQGLATHGAIESLDASRLMAYILYQLLNGADKAKALSPAMLPLNARCALINAGEYKNKQRDEIRSSGYVIDTLEAALWAVWQTDNFHDAVLLAANLADDADSVAATAGQIAGALYGYKGIPERWREKLVEEPRICMIAEQLFLSGPKV
- the yghU gene encoding glutathione-dependent disulfide-bond oxidoreductase gives rise to the protein MSDKEYQPAKVWSENKALGGTWGSINRPTAGARFDAELPVGKHPLQLYSMGTPNGQKVTILLEELLALNVQGAEYDAHLIRIGDSDQFSSGFVALNPNSKIPALLDTTTVPGTRVFESGAILLYLAEKFGHFLPKDPAARTETLNWLFWLQGAAPYLGGGFGHFYAYAPVKIEYAIDRFTMEAKRQLDLLDQQLAKHRYIAGDDYTIADMAVWPWYGALVKGLMYEAAEFIDAASYKNLLRWTDEVAARPAVKRGRVVNRTWGPENEQLAERHDAQDFAKLGL
- a CDS encoding DNA-3-methyladenine glycosylase I — translated: MDNVDLAASGLTLSADGRTCCAWQPAMPHYHDSEWGRVVVDDILLFEKVCLEGFLSGMSWKMIYNKRDNFRRAFAGFDFRQVARFDDEDIARLMADKGIVRNRAKILSTINNAQRAIELVDEAGSLAAWFWQFEPAADQRPAQVDLAYWQTVKTCPEAQAMSKALKKRGWTWVGPVATYSLMQALGLVNDHLAGCCIRAECEAERSAAIRPS
- the prfC gene encoding peptide chain release factor 3 codes for the protein MSNAPFMQEVARRRTFAIISHPDAGKTTITEKVLLFGQAIQTAGTVKGRGSNQHAKSDWMEMEKQRGISITTSVMQFPYRDSLVNLLDTPGHEDFSEDTYRTLTAVDCCLMVIDAAKGVEDRTRKLMEVTRLRDTPILTFMNKLDRDIRDPMEVMDEVESELKIACAPITWPIGCGKLFKGVYHLYKNETYLYQTGKGHTIQEVRVVKGLDNPELDAAIGEDLAGQLRDELELVQGASHEFDRELFLAGQLTPVFFGTALGNFGVDHMLDGLVEWAPSPMPRDTDLRTVTAADEKFTGFVFKIQANMDPKHRDRVAFMRVVSGKYEKGMKLRQVRTGKDVTIADALTFMAGDRSHVEEAYPGDIIGLHNHGTIQIGDTFTQGENMKFTGIPNFAPELFRRIRLRDPLKQKQLLKGLVQLSEEGAVQVFRPVHNNDLIVGAVGVLQFDVVVARLKSEYNVEAIYEAINVSTARWVECSDAKKFDEFQRKNEVNLALDGGDNLTYIAPTMVNLNITQERYPDVVFRKTREH
- the osmY gene encoding molecular chaperone OsmY: MINTKIAKTLMAVMVGSVLAGGSAMAADTMTGKAESTADSAGSKIDSSMKKVGGYMDDSGVTAKVKAALVDDEAIKSTDISVETHSGVVTLNGFVTSQDQAEKAVAVAGKVEGVKSVSDKLHVKDSTKQTMKGYAGDTATTSEIKAKLLADDIVPSRNVKVETTNGVVQLSGTVKTQAQSERAEGIAKAIDGVKSVKNDLVVKS
- a CDS encoding DUF1328 domain-containing protein, which produces MFRWGIIFLIIALIAAALGFGGLAGTAAWAAKIVFVVGIIIFLVSLFTGRKKL
- a CDS encoding patatin-like phospholipase family protein codes for the protein MGIRIPITLGNIEPLALKPFTPGRIALVCEGGGQRGIFTAGVLDEFQRAHFNPFDLMLGTSAGAQNLSAFVCAQPGYARRVITRYTTSKLFFDPMRFVRGGHLIDLDWLVDITRSEFPLALSAAEKMFADGREFYMCACRSDDYTPSYFAPTADNWHDIIKASSAIPGFYRPGVDLAGVSYLDGGIRDAIPVREAARRGADTIVVIRTVPSQMTYTPQWLKRVERWLSEGALQPLINIMQVHEESYHQIQSFIDNPPDNLRIIEIYPPRPLASMALGSRVASLNKDYHLGRRCGRYFLATVGQWLNGGDSVVRRHIVVPPAPVANEPDRQGIILDPLVGNETDYDKGSLA
- a CDS encoding TatD family hydrolase encodes the protein MTMRFVDTHCHFDFPPFVGDEAASLARAAAAGVEKIIAVGVSAQRFAGVLALAKQHDAVYAALGMHPMAIAEHGEPQLAALEQQLKSRPPKLVAIGEIGLDLFIENPQFERQQALLDAQLRLARDYDLPVILHSRRTHDKLALHLRRIALPRRGVVHGFAGSEQQALAFIRAGYSIGVGGTITYERASKTRNTLARLPLSSLLLETDSPDMPLQGFQGQPNRPERVKEVWQALCELRPESPEQIAETLRQNTRTLFGL
- the deoC gene encoding deoxyribose-phosphate aldolase — protein: MSDVKTQALRALQLMDLTTLNDDDTDAKVIALCHQAKSPAGNTAAICIYPRFIPIARKTLREQGTPDIRIATVTNFPHGNDDIDIALAETRAAIAYGADEVDVVFPYRALIAGNETVGFELVKACKDACSAANVLLKVIIETGELKEEALIRKASEIAIKAGADFIKTSTGKVPVNATPEVAEIMMRVIAEQGVKQQVGFKPAGGVRTADDAAIYLKLADDILGAGWADARHFRFGASSLLASLLNAAGHSGATSDSKY
- the deoA gene encoding thymidine phosphorylase, which translates into the protein MFLPQEIIRKKRDGQALSEEEIRFFINGVRDNTVSEGQIAALAMTIYFHDMSLPERVALTMAMRDSGSVLNWKALNLNGPVVDKHSTGGVGDVTSLMLGPMVAACGGYVPMISGRGLGHTGGTLDKLEAIPGFDIFPEDDRFRQIIKDVGVAIIGQTNSLAPADKRFYATRDITATVDSIPLITASILAKKLAEGLDALVMDVKVGSGAFMPTYELSESLAQAIVGVANGAGCKTTALLTDMNQVLASSAGNALEVREAVQFLTGAYRNPRLLEVTMALCSEMLISGGLAATAQEAQAKLQAVLDNGRAAEIFGRMVAAQKGPLDFIERMDHYLPAPMLSKAVYADRPGIVGAMDTRALGMAVVSMGGGRRRASDSIDYSVGFSEMAQLGDSVDAQRPLAVIHAATEASWQEAAAAVKRAVAVGSEQPQVTPVIYRRISQ